In the Pseudanabaena sp. PCC 7367 genome, one interval contains:
- a CDS encoding exopolyphosphatase-like protein, which produces MVEAAKKYRLITRSDFDGVVCAVLLKEMDMIDEIMFVHPKDMQDGKVEVNDRDITTNLPYVEGVHMAFDHHYSETIRVYEGSENHIIDPEAPSAARVVYNYFGGKFKFANVSQDMMAAVDKSDSAQFSLDEILNPKGWELLSFLMDARTGLGRFRDFRISNYELMMQLVDYCQNKPDINDILQIPDVKDRVELYFEQEAKFKEQIKRQSKVYDRLVVIDLRDEEVIYAGNRFMIYALFPACNISMHVLWGMKKQNTVFAVGKSIIDRSCKINIGQLMLRYEGGGHPNAGTCQIANDRADAIQQELIEKITELNQV; this is translated from the coding sequence ATGGTTGAGGCAGCAAAGAAATATCGGCTAATTACTCGCAGTGATTTTGATGGCGTGGTTTGTGCGGTTCTGCTCAAGGAAATGGACATGATCGACGAGATTATGTTTGTCCACCCCAAAGATATGCAGGATGGCAAAGTTGAGGTGAACGATCGGGATATTACCACCAACTTGCCCTATGTCGAGGGTGTACATATGGCCTTCGATCATCACTACAGTGAAACAATTCGCGTTTATGAAGGCAGTGAAAACCACATCATCGATCCCGAAGCCCCTTCCGCAGCCAGGGTGGTTTATAACTATTTTGGTGGTAAGTTCAAGTTTGCCAATGTGTCCCAGGACATGATGGCGGCGGTGGATAAATCGGACTCAGCCCAATTCAGCCTCGATGAAATTTTGAATCCCAAAGGTTGGGAATTGCTCAGCTTCTTGATGGATGCCCGCACTGGCCTGGGCAGATTCCGTGATTTTCGCATCTCTAACTATGAGCTGATGATGCAATTGGTGGATTATTGCCAGAACAAGCCCGACATCAATGATATTTTGCAGATCCCTGATGTTAAAGATCGGGTTGAATTATATTTTGAGCAGGAAGCCAAATTCAAGGAGCAGATTAAGCGCCAATCCAAGGTATACGATCGCCTGGTGGTAATTGATTTACGTGATGAAGAAGTAATCTATGCCGGCAATCGGTTTATGATCTATGCGCTGTTCCCAGCATGCAATATTTCCATGCATGTGTTGTGGGGCATGAAGAAGCAAAACACTGTGTTTGCGGTGGGCAAGTCAATTATCGATCGCAGTTGCAAGATCAATATTGGTCAGTTGATGCTGCGTTATGAGGGGGGCGGCCATCCCAATGCGGGCACCTGCCAGATCGCCAATGACAGAGCCGATGCGATCCAGCAGGAATTGATTGAAAAGATCACAGAACTGAATCAGGTATAG
- a CDS encoding pentapeptide repeat-containing protein translates to MANKKHLSLLLESAQAWNIWRQQNRHIRVDLVGANLGGVDLMEVNLSGADLFRADLTGANLMGANLSGANLIDANLTKADLVCADLSFGYMRGANLRYADLTSADLRSAILTNANLKNATTSNTNFNGAIFDGATLPDDYVINAIAQWQK, encoded by the coding sequence GTGGCAAACAAAAAACACCTGAGTTTATTACTAGAGAGCGCACAAGCCTGGAATATCTGGCGGCAGCAAAATCGCCATATTCGGGTTGACTTAGTGGGGGCAAATCTGGGCGGTGTTGATTTGATGGAAGTTAATTTGAGTGGCGCTGACCTGTTCCGAGCCGATCTCACTGGCGCTAATTTAATGGGCGCTAATCTCAGTGGTGCTAATTTAATTGATGCTAACTTAACCAAAGCCGATTTAGTTTGTGCCGATCTATCATTTGGTTATATGCGTGGCGCTAACCTGCGTTATGCCGATCTCACTTCAGCGGATTTACGATCGGCGATTTTGACCAATGCCAACCTCAAAAATGCCACTACCAGCAATACTAATTTTAATGGGGCTATTTTTGATGGGGCGACTTTGCCGGATGATTATGTGATTAATGCGATCGCGCAGTGGCAAAAATAA
- a CDS encoding redoxin domain-containing protein produces the protein MTNKLMPGKPVPSLDVETLEGVKWQLEKQDPRNFSMIVFYRGYHCPASKPYLQEIDRRLGKFLVLGIEVIAISSDDRAKAELAQDEWGIENMMIGYGAGIDKMREWGLYISKAAFEGEPDIFNEFGLFMVRADHTLYFAEVSSAPYGHPNVSDTLYALDLAINQGHPMRGGA, from the coding sequence ATGACCAACAAACTAATGCCTGGTAAGCCAGTACCAAGCTTAGACGTTGAAACCCTGGAAGGTGTGAAGTGGCAGTTAGAAAAGCAAGATCCTAGAAACTTTTCCATGATTGTTTTTTATCGTGGTTATCACTGCCCTGCGAGTAAGCCCTATTTGCAAGAAATCGATCGGCGCTTGGGTAAGTTTTTGGTGCTGGGGATTGAGGTGATCGCCATAAGTAGCGACGATCGCGCCAAGGCGGAACTTGCTCAGGATGAGTGGGGGATCGAGAATATGATGATCGGCTATGGTGCTGGCATTGATAAGATGCGCGAGTGGGGTTTGTATATCTCTAAAGCTGCATTTGAGGGTGAGCCGGATATATTTAATGAGTTTGGCTTGTTTATGGTTAGAGCTGATCACACGCTCTATTTTGCTGAGGTGAGCAGTGCTCCCTATGGTCATCCCAACGTGAGTGATACTTTGTATGCTTTGGATCTGGCGATCAATCAGGGGCACCCGATGCGCGGCGGTGCTTAG
- the mfd gene encoding transcription-repair coupling factor yields MAFSSVVRSLIRSPLLAELESKLTKSQSLNLNGIPRLPKGLIAAAIAQKQDRSLLVITATIEEAGRWAVQLEAMGWSAVHFYPTSDAVPYEPYTPESDIIWGQMQVLAELLKQGAADPDQLNKPDKPSKPMAIVACDRALQVHLPSIEQFKAACLNLSIGQELGLGQLAKQLAEMGYERTNMVDAEGQWSRRGDIVDIFPTSSELPVRLDWFGDQIEKIREFDPATQRTLDAIDAISVTPVSYTAILGDLSDLGDGSNPEAVEKFKELESVSTDLPESEPKTLAVHPKSTASLVDYLPMDCVIAIDEIEQCQAHSDRWYESAAAAYGHLLENLESIDQKDDLAIAPLHRSFSDCLEMVEIFDCLYLSEIAEENKGLNLSCRPIPATPHQFASLAKMIREYRDKYYAVTLVSAQPSRTVALLQEHDCPAQFVPNSRDFPAIEKLNNVSTPVALKYSGLAEMQGFILPTFRLVLVSDREFFGQHALGTPTFVRRRRRAASKQVDINKLSPGDYIVHKHHGIGKFLRLESLTINHETREYLVIKYEDGLLRVAADQVGTLSRFRRTSEGAPRLNKMTGKAWANTKNKVRKAIKKIAIDLLKLYAQRAQQMGFAFPVDMPWQEELEDSFPYQPTPDQLKAIQDVKQDMESDRPMDRLVCGDVGFGKTEVAVRAIFKALTTGKQSALLAPTTILAQQHYHTFQERFAPYPIKVALLNRFKTANERKEIIQKLKTGEIDLVIGTHQILSKEVKFKDLGLLVVDEEQRFGVAQKEKIKTLKTEVDVLTLTATPIPRTLYMSLSGVREMSLIATPPPSRRAIKTHLSRYNDETVRTAIRQELDRGGQIFYVVPRIEGMEQIMTRIREMIPSARLAIAHGQMPESELESTMLAFNSGEADVLICTTIIESGLDIPRVNTIIIEDAQKFGLAQLYQLRGRVGRAGVQAHAWLFYQPKGELTPPAYKRLRAIQEFTHLGSGYQLAMRDMEIRGVGNLLGAEQSGQINVVGFDLYMEMLQEAINEIRGSEIIEVDDTQVDLPITAFIPADYMPDADQKMSAYRAVAAVNSRRELASILEEWRDRYGNVPQPAQQLIKVMELKLVAKKIGFSRIRPEHKQHVVLETKLEEPAWKILQQRLPAHLHSRFVYQPGKVTVRGLAVMPTAKQLDSLIEWFELMQATKTVEIVAVNS; encoded by the coding sequence ATGGCATTTTCTTCTGTTGTTCGGTCTTTGATCCGATCGCCCCTGCTTGCGGAACTGGAAAGCAAGCTAACCAAATCCCAAAGCCTTAACTTAAATGGTATACCAAGATTGCCCAAGGGCCTGATTGCTGCCGCGATCGCCCAGAAACAGGATCGATCGCTACTGGTGATTACAGCCACAATTGAAGAAGCTGGACGTTGGGCAGTGCAACTGGAAGCAATGGGCTGGTCAGCGGTGCATTTTTACCCTACTTCCGATGCGGTGCCCTATGAGCCATATACACCTGAATCGGATATTATCTGGGGTCAAATGCAGGTGCTGGCGGAGTTACTCAAACAGGGTGCTGCCGATCCCGATCAACTAAATAAACCAGATAAACCCAGCAAACCAATGGCGATCGTGGCCTGCGATCGCGCCTTGCAAGTTCATTTACCATCGATCGAACAATTCAAAGCCGCTTGTCTGAATTTGTCTATTGGCCAAGAGCTGGGCTTGGGGCAACTGGCAAAGCAACTGGCCGAGATGGGCTATGAGCGCACCAATATGGTGGATGCAGAAGGGCAATGGAGTCGGCGTGGCGATATTGTGGATATTTTCCCTACTTCCAGTGAGTTACCGGTCAGGCTGGATTGGTTTGGCGATCAGATTGAGAAAATCCGCGAATTTGACCCAGCCACCCAACGCACCCTGGACGCGATCGATGCCATCAGCGTTACCCCGGTCAGTTATACAGCGATTCTGGGTGACCTAAGCGATTTGGGCGATGGCTCTAATCCAGAAGCAGTTGAGAAATTTAAAGAATTAGAGTCAGTTTCCACTGATTTACCTGAATCCGAGCCCAAGACTCTGGCTGTGCATCCTAAATCTACTGCTTCGCTGGTGGATTATTTGCCCATGGATTGTGTAATTGCGATCGACGAGATCGAGCAATGTCAAGCCCATAGCGATCGTTGGTATGAATCGGCGGCGGCGGCCTATGGGCATTTATTAGAGAATTTAGAAAGTATTGATCAAAAAGATGATCTAGCGATCGCACCGCTACATCGGAGTTTTAGCGATTGTCTAGAGATGGTGGAAATATTCGATTGTCTTTATCTGTCAGAGATCGCGGAAGAGAATAAGGGCTTGAATCTTTCCTGTCGGCCAATTCCGGCCACGCCCCATCAATTTGCGAGTTTGGCCAAAATGATCCGCGAATACCGCGATAAGTATTATGCCGTTACCCTGGTTTCGGCTCAGCCCTCACGCACTGTAGCCTTGCTGCAAGAGCACGATTGCCCGGCGCAGTTTGTCCCCAATAGCCGTGACTTCCCCGCGATCGAAAAGCTCAACAACGTCTCCACTCCCGTTGCGCTTAAATATTCTGGCCTGGCCGAGATGCAAGGGTTTATTTTGCCCACGTTCAGGCTAGTGCTAGTCAGCGATCGGGAGTTCTTTGGTCAACATGCCCTGGGCACACCAACCTTTGTGCGTCGCCGTCGCCGTGCTGCCTCCAAGCAGGTAGACATCAATAAGCTTTCGCCTGGTGATTATATTGTCCACAAGCATCATGGCATTGGTAAATTCCTGCGCCTGGAAAGCCTGACGATCAACCATGAAACCCGCGAATACCTGGTAATCAAATACGAAGACGGGCTATTGCGGGTGGCCGCCGATCAAGTGGGAACCCTATCCCGGTTCCGGCGTACTTCCGAAGGTGCGCCCCGCCTCAATAAAATGACTGGCAAAGCCTGGGCGAATACTAAAAACAAAGTGCGCAAGGCGATCAAAAAAATTGCGATCGACCTGCTCAAACTCTATGCCCAACGGGCGCAACAGATGGGTTTTGCTTTCCCAGTCGATATGCCCTGGCAAGAGGAACTAGAGGATTCATTTCCCTATCAACCTACCCCCGATCAACTCAAGGCGATCCAGGACGTAAAGCAAGATATGGAGAGCGATCGCCCCATGGATCGATTGGTTTGCGGTGATGTGGGGTTTGGTAAAACCGAAGTGGCAGTGCGGGCAATTTTCAAAGCTCTTACTACTGGCAAACAATCGGCTCTACTTGCTCCCACTACGATCCTGGCGCAGCAGCATTATCACACCTTCCAGGAACGTTTCGCCCCCTATCCAATCAAGGTGGCGTTGCTGAATCGGTTTAAAACTGCCAATGAACGCAAAGAAATTATCCAAAAACTCAAAACTGGCGAAATAGACCTGGTGATCGGCACCCATCAGATCTTGTCAAAGGAAGTTAAGTTCAAGGATCTGGGCTTGCTGGTGGTGGATGAAGAACAGCGCTTTGGCGTAGCCCAAAAGGAAAAAATCAAAACCCTCAAAACGGAAGTAGATGTGTTGACCCTGACCGCCACACCGATCCCGCGCACTCTCTATATGTCGCTGTCGGGCGTGCGGGAAATGAGCCTGATCGCCACACCACCGCCATCCCGCCGCGCGATCAAAACCCACCTGTCGCGCTACAACGATGAAACGGTGCGCACCGCAATCCGCCAGGAACTCGATCGCGGTGGCCAAATATTCTATGTGGTGCCTCGCATTGAAGGAATGGAACAGATCATGACCCGCATCCGCGAGATGATCCCGTCGGCACGGTTGGCGATCGCCCACGGTCAAATGCCAGAATCAGAACTAGAGTCAACCATGCTGGCGTTTAATAGTGGTGAAGCGGATGTATTGATTTGCACCACAATCATTGAGTCTGGCCTGGATATTCCCCGCGTGAATACGATCATCATTGAGGATGCCCAAAAATTTGGTCTGGCGCAGCTCTATCAATTGCGAGGTCGGGTTGGTCGCGCTGGGGTGCAAGCCCATGCCTGGTTGTTCTATCAACCCAAGGGCGAACTCACACCACCTGCCTATAAACGCCTGCGAGCGATCCAGGAGTTTACGCACCTGGGCTCCGGCTATCAATTGGCAATGCGGGATATGGAGATTCGTGGCGTGGGTAATTTGCTGGGTGCGGAGCAATCGGGGCAGATCAATGTGGTCGGCTTTGATTTGTATATGGAAATGCTGCAAGAGGCGATCAACGAGATTCGCGGTTCTGAGATCATCGAGGTAGACGATACCCAGGTCGATCTGCCGATCACAGCGTTTATCCCGGCGGACTATATGCCCGATGCCGATCAAAAGATGAGTGCATACCGAGCAGTGGCGGCGGTGAACTCACGGCGGGAATTGGCCTCGATTCTGGAAGAATGGCGCGATCGCTATGGCAATGTGCCCCAACCGGCGCAGCAGTTGATTAAGGTGATGGAGCTGAAACTGGTGGCCAAGAAGATCGGCTTTTCGCGGATCCGACCAGAGCATAAACAACATGTGGTTTTGGAAACCAAACTAGAAGAACCAGCCTGGAAGATTTTGCAACAGCGATTGCCAGCGCATTTACATTCGCGGTTTGTCTATCAACCAGGCAAAGTAACGGTGCGAGGGCTGGCGGTGATGCCAACGGCAAAGCAGCTTGATAGTTTGATTGAGTGGTTTGAGTTGATGCAGGCTACAAAAACGGTTGAAATAGTTGCAGTTAATAGTTAG
- a CDS encoding tetratricopeptide repeat protein, which yields MTEENPLKLTLEHYQRSLLVLESSSSSQLSEVHALDILMVRDRLQEIIDSHSQLPPDLLLEITKFDRRLKKRGELIAKLINLVEWRNLLKPDPEAWWWWFPTRWEKFDWLWNALSITAITISLSLIVDTSTRLLSAKPDTFSTLAVVGQSVMTLLAGGGALTKAGREALEKILIALSIPPRFWQEISCGLAWLLMLSLLGLNAGLPRIAVMMNQDGMEDIEAGRIETAAANFQRAIALKPDYAQAHLNLGMIYEELRDFERAIVQYEIASNIKPTNEAERQAVLQAYSNLSRRKILDQNYSVAASVILSGLDLIETEPNAASDPQPTYELLKNLGWTRLEQGRLEQAETILQDALKLEPQSGEAHCLLAETFAAQGNEAAAIASSRQCMAYADSLNPNEDALLGQAQERLQEISR from the coding sequence ATGACTGAAGAAAATCCCCTCAAACTCACCCTGGAGCATTACCAGCGATCATTGCTGGTGCTAGAGAGCAGTAGTTCTAGTCAGCTTTCGGAGGTTCATGCCCTGGATATTCTGATGGTGCGCGATCGCCTCCAGGAAATTATCGATAGCCATAGTCAACTACCGCCCGATCTATTGCTAGAGATTACCAAATTCGATCGGCGGTTGAAAAAAAGAGGCGAGTTGATCGCCAAGCTAATTAACCTGGTGGAATGGCGGAATTTGCTCAAGCCCGATCCTGAAGCCTGGTGGTGGTGGTTTCCGACCAGGTGGGAGAAGTTTGATTGGCTCTGGAATGCCCTCAGTATCACCGCGATCACTATTTCCCTCAGCTTAATTGTCGATACCTCAACTCGATTGCTCAGTGCCAAGCCCGATACCTTTAGCACCTTGGCGGTAGTTGGGCAAAGCGTGATGACTTTGCTGGCTGGTGGTGGAGCCTTGACCAAGGCAGGACGGGAAGCGCTCGAAAAGATTTTGATTGCGCTTAGTATTCCACCTCGATTCTGGCAAGAAATTAGCTGTGGCCTGGCCTGGTTATTGATGCTCAGCCTGCTTGGCTTGAATGCTGGGTTACCAAGAATTGCGGTGATGATGAACCAGGATGGGATGGAAGACATTGAAGCGGGTCGAATTGAAACCGCCGCAGCCAACTTCCAAAGAGCGATCGCCCTCAAGCCAGACTATGCCCAGGCTCATCTTAATTTGGGAATGATCTATGAAGAGCTAAGGGACTTCGAGCGTGCCATTGTGCAATATGAGATCGCCAGTAATATTAAGCCCACTAATGAGGCGGAACGGCAGGCAGTATTGCAAGCCTATAGTAATTTGTCGCGGCGCAAAATTCTGGATCAAAACTACTCTGTGGCAGCCTCAGTGATCCTCTCTGGCCTGGATTTAATTGAAACTGAGCCAAATGCAGCCAGCGATCCCCAGCCCACCTATGAATTACTCAAAAATTTAGGTTGGACTCGCCTGGAGCAAGGCCGCCTGGAGCAAGCGGAAACGATCTTACAGGATGCGCTTAAATTAGAGCCGCAGAGCGGTGAGGCACATTGTTTGTTGGCTGAAACCTTTGCCGCTCAGGGGAATGAAGCGGCAGCGATCGCCAGCTCGCGCCAATGCATGGCCTATGCCGATAGTCTTAATCCGAATGAGGATGCATTGCTGGGCCAGGCGCAGGAGCGATTGCAAGAGATCAGCCGTTAG
- a CDS encoding GUN4 domain-containing protein, with amino-acid sequence MLKMPIQNIDNQESDLARIDYNKLENFLAQKNWREADAETMAIMLTATNRQDRGYIGAKDARLLPIAVLQKLNSLWDRYSNGQFGFTVQKRIWHQAQRNYSEFGDLIGWRTDGQWLNYGDISFDESATTGHLPALMFPLPMPGGGEVSSFVVGKWRVELLSRHDIRQG; translated from the coding sequence ATGTTAAAAATGCCAATCCAGAACATAGATAATCAAGAATCTGACCTCGCCAGGATTGACTACAATAAGCTAGAAAATTTTCTTGCCCAAAAGAATTGGCGTGAAGCTGATGCCGAAACGATGGCAATTATGCTCACCGCCACCAATCGCCAGGATCGAGGCTATATCGGTGCCAAGGATGCTAGATTATTGCCGATCGCTGTGCTCCAGAAACTCAATAGCCTCTGGGATCGCTATAGTAATGGTCAGTTTGGCTTTACTGTCCAAAAGCGGATCTGGCACCAAGCCCAGCGAAACTATTCAGAGTTTGGTGATTTAATTGGCTGGCGCACAGACGGGCAGTGGCTCAACTACGGGGACATTAGTTTTGATGAGTCGGCAACAACTGGACATTTACCAGCACTGATGTTTCCCCTACCCATGCCAGGAGGTGGTGAAGTCTCCTCATTTGTGGTTGGCAAATGGCGGGTAGAGTTGCTCTCTCGCCATGACATTCGACAGGGCTAA
- a CDS encoding HEAT repeat domain-containing protein — translation MDNTNSLMPTLERIEPIATLEPIAKHLESKARQEPTDNSVQPALTDIPDSLLPIDAAAEVASQIDYLVASLADPDPAITTVALQALRELGDAAVPALIMAIDNYHNQARLYAVKALADIGSLQSLDVLIQCAQPDELMLGVRRAAILGLTRINWPYHSPAPIANQQARIFELFSDLCTDPNWSVRYAVVVALANLSKHERHQFNFCMGELLEPLCAQETEPVVKTRANVVLQQYLA, via the coding sequence ATGGACAATACTAATAGCTTGATGCCCACCCTGGAACGGATCGAACCGATCGCTACCCTGGAGCCAATTGCCAAGCATCTTGAGTCAAAGGCTCGGCAAGAACCAACAGATAATTCGGTTCAGCCAGCTCTTACGGATATTCCTGATTCGCTATTACCGATCGATGCAGCGGCTGAAGTTGCGTCCCAGATTGATTATTTAGTTGCCAGTCTAGCTGATCCAGATCCAGCAATCACTACAGTCGCATTGCAAGCATTGCGTGAACTTGGGGATGCAGCAGTGCCAGCTTTGATCATGGCGATCGACAACTATCACAATCAGGCCAGATTATATGCAGTAAAAGCTCTGGCAGATATAGGCAGCTTACAATCGCTGGATGTATTAATTCAATGTGCCCAACCCGATGAACTAATGTTGGGCGTGCGTCGTGCCGCAATCCTAGGGTTAACGAGAATTAACTGGCCATACCATAGCCCGGCTCCGATCGCCAATCAGCAAGCCCGCATTTTTGAGCTTTTTAGCGATCTTTGCACCGATCCAAACTGGTCAGTACGCTATGCAGTGGTAGTAGCTTTGGCTAATCTCAGTAAGCATGAGCGCCATCAGTTTAACTTCTGCATGGGTGAGCTGCTGGAACCACTTTGTGCTCAAGAGACCGAACCAGTGGTTAAAACTCGCGCAAATGTAGTTCTCCAGCAATACTTGGCCTAG